One genomic segment of Streptomyces sp. TLI_146 includes these proteins:
- a CDS encoding peptidoglycan-binding protein, whose product MSAVDVRRVSVALSAAALMAGSLLGATAAQAKPGVANIGTGSGNKAGIKCVQRAFNAYAGTRLAVDGVYGKNTKDAVVNFQRFWHLPVDGTVGPNTGGTIEFMVARNNGGKDVWRTNGCWAVVPTKK is encoded by the coding sequence ATGAGTGCTGTGGACGTACGCCGGGTGTCGGTCGCTCTGAGCGCGGCCGCGCTGATGGCGGGGAGCCTGCTGGGCGCCACCGCCGCGCAGGCCAAGCCGGGCGTCGCCAACATCGGTACGGGCTCGGGGAACAAGGCCGGGATCAAGTGCGTCCAGCGCGCGTTCAACGCGTACGCGGGGACGAGGCTGGCCGTGGACGGCGTCTACGGAAAGAACACCAAGGACGCCGTGGTGAACTTCCAGCGCTTCTGGCACCTCCCGGTCGACGGGACGGTGGGCCCGAACACCGGTGGCACGATCGAGTTCATGGTGGCCCGGAACAACGGCGGCAAGGACGTGTGGCGGACCAACGGCTGCTGGGCGGTGGTCCCGACCAAGAAGTGA
- a CDS encoding ATP-binding protein: MSEETAPTGRTGLVPVDAAEARRRVKALLGSVLGRSQLSNQDTVVADALLVTSELVTNALRHAGGVTAFEAMADRVGLRLVVEDASTGLPSTKEPSGDFTPGGYGWPMICRLATSVTVSLLPSGGKRIQVFVPL; the protein is encoded by the coding sequence GTGAGTGAGGAGACGGCTCCTACCGGCAGGACCGGACTCGTGCCGGTCGACGCCGCGGAGGCGCGCAGGCGCGTGAAGGCGCTGCTGGGTTCGGTGCTGGGCAGATCGCAGCTGTCGAATCAGGACACGGTGGTCGCGGACGCGCTGCTGGTGACGTCGGAGCTGGTGACGAACGCGCTGCGGCACGCGGGCGGCGTCACCGCGTTCGAGGCGATGGCGGACCGTGTGGGGCTGCGGCTGGTGGTCGAGGACGCGAGCACCGGGCTGCCGTCGACGAAGGAGCCGAGCGGCGACTTCACCCCCGGCGGCTACGGCTGGCCGATGATCTGCCGTCTGGCGACCAGCGTCACCGTCAGCCTGCTGCCGTCGGGCGGCAAACGCATCCAGGTCTTCGTACCGCTGTAG
- a CDS encoding MFS transporter, producing MAGSRALGRGFGWLWAAYGASTLGTWLAFDAFPLVAILALHAGPAQVSALAAAGLAVGAAVALPLGPWVEFRRKRPVMVAMDLVRFAALLSVPVAYAFGLLGFGQLLAVSVVVAACDITFKAAAGACLKSLVRPEDLLVANGRFESTTWTASVLGPPLGGAAIGLLGPVTTVLANAVSFLLSAAGIRAIGGREPRPVRTGAPRMRAGDLLEGWRYILGHPALRPLFFNTVLNNGLVMATAPVLAALMLGDLAFAPWQYGLAFGIACLGGLLGSRLAGPLVTRFGQHRVMLASGTLRACWSVGLGFVRPGVPGLLLVIAVEFALITCSGVFNPVYATYRLARTEDDRVARTLSAWSVTSSATIAAMTAVWGLLAAAAGPRTAIAIAGLLLLATPLLLPWRDDDRMAPYERDLATESG from the coding sequence ATGGCGGGCAGCAGAGCGCTCGGGCGCGGATTCGGATGGCTGTGGGCCGCGTACGGGGCGAGCACGCTCGGGACCTGGCTGGCGTTCGACGCGTTCCCCCTGGTCGCGATCCTCGCCCTGCACGCCGGGCCCGCCCAGGTGTCGGCGCTGGCGGCCGCGGGGCTCGCGGTGGGGGCGGCGGTCGCGCTGCCGCTCGGGCCGTGGGTGGAGTTCCGCCGCAAGCGGCCGGTGATGGTCGCCATGGACCTCGTCCGGTTCGCGGCACTGCTGAGCGTCCCCGTCGCGTACGCCTTCGGGCTGTTGGGCTTCGGACAGCTCCTGGCGGTGTCCGTGGTCGTGGCCGCCTGCGACATCACCTTCAAGGCGGCGGCCGGGGCGTGCCTCAAGTCGCTCGTACGGCCCGAGGACCTGCTCGTCGCCAACGGGCGCTTCGAGTCCACCACCTGGACGGCCTCCGTGCTCGGCCCGCCGCTGGGCGGCGCCGCGATCGGGCTGCTGGGTCCGGTGACGACCGTTCTGGCCAACGCCGTCAGCTTCCTGCTGTCCGCCGCGGGGATCCGCGCGATCGGCGGGCGGGAGCCGCGGCCCGTACGGACCGGTGCGCCGCGCATGCGGGCCGGGGACCTGCTGGAGGGGTGGCGCTACATCCTGGGCCACCCGGCACTGCGCCCGCTCTTCTTCAACACGGTCCTGAACAACGGCCTGGTCATGGCGACCGCGCCGGTGCTCGCCGCGCTCATGCTCGGTGACCTCGCCTTCGCGCCCTGGCAGTACGGTCTCGCGTTCGGCATCGCCTGCCTCGGCGGTCTCCTCGGGTCGCGGCTGGCCGGCCCGCTCGTCACCCGGTTCGGGCAGCACCGGGTGATGCTCGCCTCCGGGACGCTGCGCGCGTGCTGGTCGGTCGGTCTCGGGTTCGTCCGGCCGGGGGTTCCCGGCCTGCTGCTCGTCATCGCCGTCGAGTTCGCGCTGATCACCTGCTCGGGCGTGTTCAACCCGGTGTACGCCACCTACCGGCTCGCCAGGACCGAGGACGACCGGGTCGCCCGTACGCTCTCCGCGTGGTCGGTCACCAGCAGCGCCACGATCGCGGCCATGACGGCCGTGTGGGGTCTGCTGGCCGCTGCCGCCGGCCCGCGCACGGCCATAGCGATCGCCGGTCTGCTGCTCCTGGCGACCCCGCTGCTGCTCCCGTGGCGCGACGACGACCGCATGGCGCCGTACGAGCGGGATCTGGCGACGGAGTCCGGGTGA
- a CDS encoding SigB/SigF/SigG family RNA polymerase sigma factor: MTTVEVGTMVGQRSQVAPELPLVECPDKLAPSDARELSRLFFEQLAVLEEGTPAHQYARNTLIEMNMSLVRFAARRFRQYADEIEDVVQVGMIGLIKAIDRFELSRETQFATFAVPYVVGEMKRFFRDTTWAVHVPRRLQERRTELGKARAELESRLDRSPTVKELAALMDITEEEVLEAQLAANGYHSSSLDAALSGNEEEGEAALADVIGSEDPAIELVEDFQALAPAMDTLTERERFVVHLRFVEERTQSEIGETLGVSQMQVSRILRRILTKLRTGMGVAVE; encoded by the coding sequence ATGACGACGGTCGAGGTCGGCACCATGGTGGGTCAGCGGAGCCAGGTGGCGCCGGAACTGCCTTTGGTGGAGTGCCCCGACAAGCTCGCCCCAAGTGACGCCCGGGAGTTGTCACGCCTCTTCTTCGAACAGCTCGCAGTACTGGAGGAGGGGACCCCCGCCCATCAGTACGCCCGCAACACCCTGATCGAGATGAACATGTCGCTTGTGCGCTTCGCCGCGCGGCGCTTTCGCCAGTACGCGGACGAGATCGAGGACGTCGTCCAGGTGGGCATGATCGGGCTGATCAAGGCGATCGACCGGTTCGAGCTGTCCCGCGAGACGCAGTTCGCCACGTTCGCCGTGCCGTATGTCGTCGGCGAGATGAAGCGCTTCTTCCGCGACACCACCTGGGCCGTGCACGTCCCGCGCCGTCTCCAGGAGCGCCGGACGGAGCTGGGCAAGGCCCGAGCCGAGCTGGAGAGCCGGCTGGACCGCTCCCCCACCGTCAAGGAGCTGGCCGCCCTGATGGACATCACTGAGGAGGAGGTGCTGGAGGCCCAGCTGGCCGCCAACGGCTACCACTCCTCGTCCCTCGACGCCGCCCTGTCCGGCAACGAGGAGGAGGGGGAGGCGGCCCTCGCCGACGTCATCGGCTCCGAGGACCCGGCCATCGAGCTGGTCGAGGACTTCCAGGCCCTCGCGCCCGCGATGGACACACTGACCGAGCGCGAGCGCTTCGTCGTGCACCTGCGGTTCGTGGAGGAGCGCACCCAGTCGGAGATCGGTGAGACGCTCGGCGTCTCCCAGATGCAGGTCTCGCGCATCCTGCGCCGGATCCTCACCAAGCTGCGGACCGGCATGGGCGTCGCCGTCGAGTGA
- a CDS encoding M48 family metallopeptidase translates to MFSPKNRRPKSAELLKAWECLDAGDLPGAVRLLRTAGEDLPLGEVALVVGRAAKAAGFDDLARAAAALVSRPADDRALYDFGYACIERGLSFLAVPALREVLTRNPGALQVVRELVAAYESENRHGEAVEVLARHESGFEEWPDRYLLVFNAIMAGDLALADRQHARLPDPEDPMWLPARQRQRHMLERAASAGPVSALDRTDLRGWQFVMGGTVLGTLSPYGFDAGMNGRYAWLQDSYGQCLRGLLRLKLLLDAAGVRPRSVSLLPDRGSRILGLAAAEVLGLPAEPFAPGRADTVVIAYDLNELAEVAEGPEILGQLQDRAAGQVLHEHASSWTDTPVVTADSVALLHQSVAAPWDGQLRAGEDGEVERTEADERPDALIAAEIVGADSSPDEGDGETPADPDEAFTAFVTAVRGTWLQGERTRLKSTGPVPSSKFA, encoded by the coding sequence ATGTTTTCGCCCAAGAACCGCCGTCCGAAGTCCGCCGAACTCCTCAAGGCCTGGGAGTGCCTGGACGCGGGCGACCTGCCCGGTGCCGTGCGCCTGCTGCGGACCGCCGGGGAGGACCTGCCGCTGGGCGAGGTGGCGCTGGTCGTCGGGCGCGCCGCCAAGGCGGCCGGCTTCGACGACCTCGCCCGCGCCGCCGCGGCGCTGGTGTCCCGCCCCGCCGACGACCGGGCGCTGTACGACTTCGGGTACGCGTGCATCGAGCGCGGCCTCTCCTTCCTCGCCGTACCCGCCCTGCGCGAAGTGCTGACCCGCAACCCGGGCGCGCTGCAGGTGGTGCGCGAGCTGGTGGCCGCGTACGAGAGCGAGAACCGGCACGGCGAGGCGGTGGAGGTGCTGGCGCGGCACGAGAGCGGGTTCGAGGAGTGGCCCGACCGCTATCTGCTGGTGTTCAACGCCATCATGGCGGGCGACCTGGCCCTGGCCGACCGCCAGCACGCGCGGCTGCCCGACCCCGAGGACCCGATGTGGCTGCCCGCGCGGCAGCGCCAGCGCCACATGCTGGAGCGCGCCGCGAGCGCCGGTCCCGTGAGCGCCCTCGACCGCACCGATCTGCGCGGCTGGCAGTTCGTCATGGGCGGTACGGTGCTGGGCACGCTCTCCCCGTACGGCTTCGACGCCGGGATGAACGGCCGGTACGCCTGGCTGCAGGACTCGTACGGCCAGTGCCTGCGCGGGCTGCTGCGGCTGAAGCTGCTCCTGGACGCCGCCGGGGTGCGGCCCCGCTCGGTGTCGCTGCTGCCCGACCGGGGCAGCCGGATCCTCGGCCTGGCCGCCGCCGAGGTCCTCGGGCTCCCGGCCGAGCCGTTCGCGCCGGGGCGCGCGGATACCGTGGTGATCGCGTACGACCTGAACGAGCTGGCGGAGGTCGCCGAGGGCCCCGAGATCCTCGGGCAGCTCCAGGACCGGGCCGCCGGGCAGGTGCTCCACGAGCACGCGAGCAGCTGGACCGACACGCCCGTCGTCACCGCCGACAGCGTCGCGCTGCTGCACCAGTCGGTGGCCGCGCCCTGGGACGGGCAGCTGCGCGCGGGCGAGGACGGGGAGGTGGAGCGGACAGAGGCGGACGAGCGCCCGGACGCGCTGATCGCCGCCGAGATCGTCGGCGCGGACTCGTCCCCGGACGAGGGTGACGGGGAGACACCCGCGGACCCGGACGAGGCCTTCACGGCCTTCGTCACGGCCGTACGGGGCACCTGGCTCCAGGGCGAGCGCACCCGCCTGAAGTCGACGGGACCGGTACCGAGCTCCAAGTTCGCGTGA
- a CDS encoding sigma-70 family RNA polymerase sigma factor: protein MASRGGRPWGPLRGTTPQENQAAALLRGWLDEAGLTVGGLHGELRRGDVLRGPVPCRTTVAERLAGHRLTVEFIDAVAAVCFDAVDRTDRIKQARELLTSPVRPPETFAAIPPTAAGGSAPPPPSPEEVAQLRLNVVEMRRRMRTALEDNAALTAERDELRRRCAILARALSASQSTVRGLTERWEKRADSPEPSSEPGDEEPEPPGQGPGDSGGSGGPARGGPAPRAGSGHAREVHGERGAAPTLVADTTACGPGLPIQAVGLPPAFEAFFAMNVSRYAAYARLHLRKDMVDTAVLATFNAILHDWLLFLQQPQPAAWAWQILRRSVAEQARRVSPRQVLSQAMRDARASLGGMPSELGLYDAIAELPERQFDVIVLRFVLGYPTDRIAHLMGLGPATVRSHQRAARRTLAARLGVRAGEEEW from the coding sequence ATGGCAAGCCGGGGCGGCCGGCCGTGGGGGCCGTTGCGGGGGACGACCCCGCAGGAGAACCAGGCCGCGGCCCTCCTGCGGGGCTGGCTGGACGAGGCGGGACTCACCGTCGGAGGTCTGCACGGCGAGCTGCGGCGCGGGGACGTCCTGCGCGGGCCGGTGCCGTGCCGCACGACGGTGGCGGAACGGCTGGCGGGCCACCGCCTCACCGTCGAGTTCATCGACGCCGTGGCCGCGGTCTGCTTCGACGCCGTCGACAGGACCGACCGCATCAAGCAGGCACGCGAGCTCCTCACCTCCCCCGTACGCCCGCCCGAGACCTTCGCCGCGATCCCTCCGACGGCCGCCGGTGGTTCCGCACCACCGCCTCCCTCGCCCGAGGAGGTCGCTCAACTGCGGCTGAACGTCGTCGAGATGCGCAGACGGATGCGTACGGCCCTGGAGGACAACGCCGCGCTGACGGCCGAGCGCGACGAACTGCGGCGGCGCTGCGCCATCCTGGCGCGCGCCCTGTCGGCCTCGCAGTCGACCGTACGGGGGCTGACGGAGCGGTGGGAGAAGCGGGCCGATTCCCCTGAGCCTTCTTCTGAGCCGGGTGACGAGGAGCCCGAGCCGCCCGGGCAGGGGCCGGGCGACTCGGGTGGCTCGGGCGGACCGGCACGTGGCGGCCCCGCCCCGCGAGCAGGCTCCGGGCACGCGCGGGAAGTCCACGGCGAGCGCGGCGCGGCCCCGACGCTGGTCGCCGACACCACGGCCTGCGGCCCCGGGCTGCCGATCCAGGCGGTGGGGCTGCCGCCCGCCTTCGAGGCGTTCTTCGCGATGAACGTCTCGCGGTACGCGGCCTACGCCCGGCTGCACCTGCGCAAGGACATGGTCGACACCGCCGTCCTGGCGACGTTCAACGCCATCCTCCATGACTGGCTGCTCTTCCTCCAGCAGCCCCAGCCCGCCGCCTGGGCCTGGCAGATCCTCCGCCGCAGCGTCGCGGAGCAGGCCCGCCGCGTGTCACCCCGGCAGGTCCTGAGCCAGGCGATGCGGGACGCCAGGGCGTCCCTGGGCGGGATGCCCAGCGAGCTCGGCCTCTACGACGCCATCGCCGAGCTCCCGGAGCGCCAGTTCGACGTGATCGTGCTGCGCTTCGTGCTGGGTTACCCGACCGACCGGATCGCCCACCTCATGGGCCTGGGCCCGGCCACCGTCCGCAGCCACCAGCGCGCGGCCCGACGGACCCTGGCCGCGAGGCTCGGCGTGCGGGCCGGTGAGGAGGAGTGGTGA